Part of the Oncorhynchus masou masou isolate Uvic2021 chromosome 24, UVic_Omas_1.1, whole genome shotgun sequence genome is shown below.
ATGTTGAGTGTTCACATCATGGGCAACTATTTATTAAATTTGCAACTACTTAGTacgttagctaacccttcccctaacccctagcctagcttaAATTAGCCAACTagtcacctagctaacattagccacaaaaGTGTTTAATTTGTgacatatcatacgaattgcaattcgtaatatatcatacaaaatgggtaatggacatccacaaattaataaatTCCATACGAAAGTTAGCATATAATGCTATATTGAGGGAGACagatttactatgttatgtctacctCTGAGTCCAGGTTGGAATTGCAGGAAGTTAGCTTAAAAAGAAAATCTCTCCACTGCCATGAGTGGGGCCTCCAAAATCTTCTTGCCCAGGGCCCCAGATGTGGTCAGTCCGGCACTATCTCCACGCTGTGACCGCAGGCTCTGATTGGACGTCTCACTGGACCCCATCTCCACCGTGCTGACCACATGCGCAGCCTGAAACACATGCACCCGGTTCACCACCCTCTTTCtcaacacacagtcaaacacCTTCCGGAATCCCTTCCGGAAGTGTTTGGACACCAGGGCATACACTATAGGGTTGAGGCAGGAGTTAGCATAGGCCACCAGGTGAGAGAGAATGCGGAGTATATAGGTGGTGTGGTTTAGCGGAAAGTGACCAAACCACATACACAGTATAACCAGGTGATGGGGAAGCCAGCAGAGGCAGAAGAGCACCGCAACGATAATAATCATCTTGGTGACTTTCCTCTTTGCTCTCCTGGACTCAGACATGTCCTTCATGGGGTCCACTGTGGTCCACAGGTAACGGATGGTTCTGGCGTAGGTCAGGCTGAGGATGAGGACAGGGATGAGGTAGCCGAAGAAGAAGGTGCAGACGTCCATAAGGCGCCTGTCCTGGAACTGCCAGGCGGGGATGCAAACCACGGTGCCGTCCAGGTCCATCTGTCGGTAGTAGCTCAGGTACGGGCCAGAGAAGACCAGGGACAAACCCCACACCACACAGATGGACGTCAGGGCGTTACGATGGGTCCTCATCTCCCTGGACCGGAGAGGGTAGCGGATGGCCAGATACCTTGGGGTCAACAATAGGAAGAAGAGGTGGACTCAGATAGTTGGacagacaggacttagtgatacATAATATAATACCCAGGTATGTCCTCCTATAAGAAAAAAGTGCCCTGTCAGATTGGTAGCATTTTCTtatgaatacattttttatttttctccTGTTCCGTAAAGAATTGTCCATCAAACTTGCTAATTTCTCATTTTGAATCTTGGAAAATCACCTCTCCCCACTACTCTGCCTCCACGCGAGCGTGCACTACAGTCGTCTGCCTGCTGCTGCACAAGCAGAAGTTACCAGCGCCTAGCTGTAGAAATGTTATAAGCAGGGTTGAAAGTAGATGTAA
Proteins encoded:
- the LOC135511372 gene encoding galanin receptor 2a, producing MNNSVQNQTVANWRTESVIISLVFSLIFFVGTLGNGLVLTVLLWNRQMNNKTTNLFILNLGVADVCFIVFCVPFQATIYTMDEWVFGPVLCKVVHFIIYLTMYASIFTLTAVSLDRYLAIRYPLRSREMRTHRNALTSICVVWGLSLVFSGPYLSYYRQMDLDGTVVCIPAWQFQDRRLMDVCTFFFGYLIPVLILSLTYARTIRYLWTTVDPMKDMSESRRAKRKVTKMIIIVAVLFCLCWLPHHLVILCMWFGHFPLNHTTYILRILSHLVAYANSCLNPIVYALVSKHFRKGFRKVFDCVLRKRVVNRVHVFQAAHVVSTVEMGSSETSNQSLRSQRGDSAGLTTSGALGKKILEAPLMAVERFSF